The following are encoded in a window of Streptomyces sp. 11x1 genomic DNA:
- a CDS encoding cyclase family protein translates to MSAHPAVSREEFDALFAAVRTWGRWDPADRGAWNRVTEDHVRRAVAGVRSGVVVPMALPWNTRSGPDNLKPALHHMTDLGDVEGPEPTTHKDFIAADYHGKAVTHLDALSHIAYAGLLYDGRPARENVDAAGARFGAVAALGPLVTRGILLDLPAVLGVPWLEPGHAVRARDVLAAEEALGVTIGEGDAVLLRSGHVRRRAELGAWDPGAASAGFHVDAVPLLAERGIALLGGDGDSDVRPSPVADVHSPVHALAVAAMGVPLLDNLDLEALAAATAEAGRYEFLLVVAPLNVPGGTGSPVNPVAVL, encoded by the coding sequence ATGAGCGCGCATCCCGCCGTCTCCCGTGAGGAGTTCGACGCACTCTTCGCGGCGGTCCGTACCTGGGGTCGCTGGGACCCGGCCGATCGTGGCGCGTGGAACCGGGTGACCGAGGACCATGTGCGGCGGGCCGTGGCGGGAGTGCGGTCCGGCGTGGTCGTCCCGATGGCACTGCCCTGGAACACCCGGTCGGGTCCGGACAACCTCAAGCCCGCCCTGCACCACATGACCGACCTCGGCGACGTGGAGGGCCCGGAGCCCACGACCCACAAGGACTTCATCGCCGCCGACTACCACGGCAAGGCGGTCACCCATCTCGACGCCCTGAGCCACATCGCCTACGCGGGACTCCTCTACGACGGCAGGCCGGCCCGCGAGAACGTCGACGCCGCGGGCGCCCGCTTCGGCGCGGTGGCGGCGCTCGGCCCCCTCGTCACGAGAGGGATCCTCCTGGACCTCCCCGCCGTGCTCGGCGTCCCCTGGCTGGAGCCGGGGCACGCGGTGCGCGCCCGGGACGTCCTTGCCGCCGAGGAGGCGCTCGGCGTGACGATCGGCGAGGGGGACGCGGTGCTGCTGCGCTCCGGGCACGTACGCCGCCGCGCGGAGCTCGGCGCCTGGGACCCCGGTGCGGCGAGCGCGGGGTTCCATGTGGACGCCGTACCCCTGCTGGCCGAACGGGGCATCGCGCTGCTCGGCGGGGACGGGGACAGCGACGTCAGGCCGTCGCCCGTGGCGGACGTGCACTCGCCGGTGCACGCCCTGGCGGTGGCCGCGATGGGGGTGCCGCTGCTGGACAACCTTGACCTGGAGGCGCTCGCCGCCGCGACCGCCGAGGCGGGACGGTACGAGTTCCTGCTCGTCGTGGCCCCGCTGAACGTCCCGGGCGGCACGGGTTCCCCGGTCAACCCGGTCGCCGTCCTGTGA